TTAAATATGGATAAGCAGCATAATCACATTTGGGATACTTGTGTGCCTACATTTTTAATGTATAATATTCCGCTAATCATCGGTGGCACAATAGGTGCAATTTTATTATAAGGAGCTTTTTATGCGTGATTTTATAAAAATTGCTAAAGAAGTGTTCGATCTAGAGGCGAATGCAATTTTAGACTTAAAAACAAAAATGGATTCCAACTTTAATGCAGTGATTGCTTGTATTTTGGGAATAAAAGGGAGGCTAATTATAAGTGGTATGGGCAAGTCTGGGCATATTGGAGCAAAAATTGCCGCAACTCTAGCAAGCACAGGCACGCCTAGCTTTTTTATGCATCCTGCTGAAGCATTGCATGGGGATTTAGGAATGCTAAGAGAAGAAGATGCTCTACTTGCAATCTCTAACTCTGGCGAGAGTGAAGAAATTTTACGCTTAATCCCTTCTATTAGAATACGCAAGATTCCACTAATTGCACTAAGTGGTAAAAGTGATTCCACTTTGGCTAGAGAAAGTGATTATTTTTTAAATGTGGGTGTCAAAAAAGAAGCTTGTCCTTTGCAACTTGCACCTACAAGCTCTACAACTGCAACTTTAGCAATGGGTGATGCAATCGCAGTTGCACTA
The Helicobacter winghamensis ATCC BAA-430 DNA segment above includes these coding regions:
- a CDS encoding KpsF/GutQ family sugar-phosphate isomerase is translated as MRDFIKIAKEVFDLEANAILDLKTKMDSNFNAVIACILGIKGRLIISGMGKSGHIGAKIAATLASTGTPSFFMHPAEALHGDLGMLREEDALLAISNSGESEEILRLIPSIRIRKIPLIALSGKSDSTLARESDYFLNVGVKKEACPLQLAPTSSTTATLAMGDAIAVALMRARNFKPEDFALFHPGGSLGRKLLTRVKDIMVSKNLPIVAPDSSFKTLIAEMTSKKLGVCLVCEDTKLLGIITDGDLRRALNADKFNANAREIMTEHPKTINLNAMATEAESLMLEHKIKELVVMDHTDCVGVVQLYTIARV